A DNA window from Shewanella baltica contains the following coding sequences:
- a CDS encoding EAL domain-containing response regulator: MNILIIDDQRFIRETMKADIHKFLVDDNVQIYEACNGNQGIELIIDIEVVLDLIIIDLKMDQGDGIAVINMLASEPRFAAIPIAVISSSDKRTLELVDNIITVLRLNLLGVFAKPINVNDILTPLLEASTDRHHAHQHQSIVQNRAANINVRQLLKDEQLILCYQPKINLKTKEIIGFEVLSRLCDQSNGYIYPDVFLPLVNQQGLNSLFSRMVISQALQCWSRQPLLTAFALSINITADDLTCDELIEFIIECGREHKHIHVILELTESQEIINQDRVLNSIARLIINNIDISLDDFGKSYSTYDRLDAIPFKEIKIDKSFVSDMDINHQHYLIVESTIALAQKMHVKVVAEGVETSAIEAILSELGCDVAQGYLYSPPIEGRYLIDWIAQYNRECLTHGY; this comes from the coding sequence ATGAATATTCTCATCATAGATGATCAGCGCTTTATTCGAGAAACCATGAAAGCCGATATCCATAAGTTCTTGGTTGACGATAATGTGCAGATCTATGAGGCCTGTAATGGTAATCAAGGCATAGAACTGATTATTGACATCGAAGTGGTGCTTGATTTGATCATCATAGATCTCAAGATGGACCAAGGAGATGGAATCGCAGTCATCAATATGTTGGCCTCCGAGCCCCGTTTTGCCGCGATTCCGATTGCGGTGATCAGCTCTTCGGATAAACGGACTTTAGAGCTGGTGGACAATATCATCACAGTGCTGAGGCTCAACTTGCTGGGGGTATTTGCTAAGCCTATCAACGTGAATGATATTTTAACGCCATTGTTAGAAGCATCCACGGATAGACATCATGCGCATCAACATCAATCGATCGTGCAAAACAGGGCGGCCAATATCAATGTGCGGCAATTGCTTAAAGATGAACAATTAATTCTCTGCTATCAACCTAAGATCAACCTCAAGACCAAGGAAATCATAGGTTTTGAAGTGCTGTCGCGGCTTTGCGATCAATCCAATGGCTATATTTATCCCGACGTTTTTTTGCCACTGGTTAATCAACAGGGGCTGAATAGCCTGTTCTCGCGGATGGTCATTTCCCAGGCGTTGCAATGTTGGTCGCGTCAACCTTTACTGACGGCGTTTGCGCTGTCGATTAACATTACCGCCGACGATCTGACCTGCGATGAACTGATTGAATTCATCATCGAATGTGGCCGTGAGCATAAACACATCCATGTGATTTTAGAGCTCACTGAATCGCAAGAGATCATCAATCAAGATAGAGTGCTTAACTCAATTGCACGGCTGATTATCAACAATATTGATATTTCCCTCGATGATTTCGGTAAAAGTTATTCCACTTATGATCGCCTCGATGCCATTCCCTTTAAAGAAATTAAAATTGATAAAAGTTTTGTCTCCGATATGGATATTAATCACCAACATTATCTCATTGTGGAGTCCACCATAGCACTTGCGCAGAAGATGCACGTAAAGGTGGTTGCCGAAGGCGTTGAGACAAGTGCAATAGAAGCCATTCTCTCTGAACTAGGCTGTGATGTTGCCCAAGGCTATTTATATAGCCCGCCAATTGAAGGTCGTTATCTTATTGATTGGATAGCGCAATACAATAGGGAATGCCTAACCCATGGATACTAA
- a CDS encoding hybrid sensor histidine kinase/response regulator codes for MSVKYSACINMFSGLWVTILVLWLTLSHSLYEFDAIYDKKAQAVFTSSRDMFLQHKIMLDALKSFFHASSKVTSEEFEIFAKDLLKIKSAVAFTLTPSLELAYISDQTMATELKQFELVKEPKGELKASLANYTLAVVAIDKPNMPYLVYAVSHQRILARIEQEQGVCITYQFEQSFEQSLLQNSFCNLKLASGLFSLFNYSDSQTLAIPEYQTRVSLQVQYQVPQKEIIELIVIILLIAALGIVLSFLLYFKSKNQQVVEQIKLDNRAKLAVLSSINHEIRTPINAILGYSRMLKKALSQPQELDKIVDKMAWSANLLYSVAENTLNYSKAEAGQLKLNLHSVNLHEYVGNIQDYYRAFSATSGKRLHIVVSESLPQFIELDGTKLFQLMTNIINNAFKYSTGSEVHCYMDLHLKANAKNQRPVLRVLIRDFGDGMSKEAQRALVDPFMHAANSPIAATSGMGLGLYTCNRLLEQIGGRFRLRSQKGKGTTVLLHFPCQLSAVKERLTLQYDQQKVLIVDDNLFNLEICRAMLEHYHFQTFSTDNTEQALKMLVNHLPQIVIVDYRLQEMNGLQLVRQMQQVLQNLVSDSPIEHRCRFFLLSANDCDDIPELASFPEVHFMQKPFSAEVFLSKLAVKE; via the coding sequence ATGAGCGTTAAATACAGTGCTTGCATCAATATGTTCAGTGGCTTATGGGTCACAATATTAGTGCTGTGGCTAACCTTGTCCCACTCGCTGTATGAGTTTGACGCTATTTACGATAAAAAGGCGCAGGCGGTTTTTACTTCCTCGCGGGATATGTTCCTACAACATAAGATCATGTTGGATGCGCTGAAATCTTTTTTCCACGCGTCGAGTAAGGTGACGTCAGAGGAGTTTGAGATTTTTGCCAAGGATTTACTTAAGATCAAATCTGCCGTCGCTTTTACGCTGACCCCCAGTCTTGAACTGGCCTATATCTCAGATCAGACTATGGCTACTGAGCTTAAACAGTTTGAGCTAGTCAAGGAGCCTAAAGGGGAGCTTAAGGCGAGCCTTGCCAATTACACTTTGGCTGTGGTGGCCATTGATAAGCCTAATATGCCTTATCTCGTTTATGCCGTTTCTCATCAGCGGATACTCGCGCGAATCGAACAAGAGCAGGGCGTTTGCATTACCTATCAATTTGAACAGTCATTTGAGCAGTCGTTACTGCAAAACTCATTCTGTAATCTTAAGTTAGCCAGCGGCCTATTTTCATTATTTAATTACTCTGATAGCCAAACCTTAGCTATCCCTGAATATCAAACCCGAGTGAGTTTACAGGTACAATATCAAGTGCCGCAAAAAGAAATTATCGAGCTTATCGTGATCATCCTACTGATTGCAGCCCTTGGCATAGTTTTGTCCTTCCTTTTGTACTTTAAGTCTAAAAATCAGCAGGTTGTTGAGCAAATTAAGCTCGACAATCGCGCTAAATTAGCCGTGCTTTCGAGCATTAATCATGAGATCCGCACCCCAATCAATGCCATTCTTGGCTATAGTCGCATGCTAAAAAAAGCCCTCTCACAACCACAGGAACTGGATAAAATCGTCGATAAAATGGCCTGGTCTGCCAACTTACTCTATTCGGTTGCCGAAAATACCTTAAATTACAGTAAGGCAGAAGCTGGGCAGTTAAAACTGAATTTACATTCGGTGAACTTACACGAGTATGTGGGCAATATTCAGGACTATTATCGTGCATTTAGTGCAACCTCCGGCAAACGTTTACACATTGTAGTAAGTGAGTCTTTGCCGCAGTTTATCGAACTCGATGGGACTAAGTTATTCCAACTCATGACCAACATTATCAATAATGCGTTCAAATACAGTACGGGTAGCGAAGTGCATTGCTATATGGATTTACACCTTAAAGCGAATGCTAAAAATCAGCGCCCTGTGCTTAGGGTGCTGATCCGCGATTTTGGCGATGGTATGTCAAAGGAAGCGCAGCGCGCTTTAGTCGATCCCTTTATGCACGCCGCTAACTCACCTATTGCCGCGACATCGGGTATGGGACTCGGGCTCTATACGTGTAATCGATTGCTTGAGCAGATTGGCGGTCGGTTTAGGCTGCGCAGTCAAAAGGGCAAAGGCACCACAGTGTTACTGCATTTCCCCTGTCAGCTCAGCGCAGTGAAAGAACGATTAACACTTCAATATGATCAACAAAAGGTGCTGATAGTAGATGACAATCTGTTTAATCTTGAAATTTGTCGCGCCATGCTGGAGCACTATCATTTTCAAACCTTCAGTACTGATAATACAGAGCAAGCACTGAAGATGTTGGTTAACCATTTGCCACAGATTGTCATTGTGGATTATCGTTTACAAGAAATGAACGGTTTACAACTGGTCAGGCAGATGCAGCAAGTATTACAAAACTTGGTGAGTGATAGCCCTATTGAACATCGCTGTCGTTTCTTTTTGCTCTCCGCGAATGACTGCGATGATATTCCCGAGTTAGCGTCGTTTCCTGAGGTGCATTTCATGCAGAAACCTTTTAGTGCCGAAGTCTTTCTCAGCAAATTAGCGGTAAAAGAGTAA
- a CDS encoding PepSY-associated TM helix domain-containing protein, with amino-acid sequence MAKISNRFWFMLHGWVSLPIWLLFCFICLTGTIAVLSHEITWLTNPASRALNPNDLPEKPVSELMTIVEKAYPSAAVTGAMTLEPYLVNVVMFSDVDKPYAMAYVNQYTGEIQQINEGMTFVGFIRSLHAWLLFPWQSSYSLGYYLVCSMALFMLASLITGLIVYKRFWRSFFAPKLRLNQGKKTLLADLHKLSGVWSIWFIAIMAVTGLWYLTQAIFWHADIDIEPHAPLVGVEQLPYVHENEGKLAPSVSFAQALTLAQRRFPDFQPSYVMQPEHNRDMYHLSGSGDHIFYDQYSYNLSINPWTGEVASATSPETMTGMQTLMHIADPLHYGTLGGIWTKIIWFIFGLILSGMSITGFMMWGLRNLRAFKNASAQNTATEVLEEGC; translated from the coding sequence ATGGCGAAGATCAGTAACCGGTTCTGGTTTATGTTGCACGGTTGGGTGTCGCTCCCAATATGGTTGTTATTTTGTTTTATCTGTTTGACGGGCACGATTGCGGTATTAAGTCATGAGATCACTTGGCTCACTAATCCTGCATCCAGAGCATTGAATCCTAATGATTTACCGGAAAAACCAGTCAGCGAGCTAATGACGATTGTTGAGAAAGCCTACCCAAGTGCGGCAGTTACTGGCGCTATGACTTTAGAGCCATATTTGGTGAATGTGGTGATGTTCAGTGACGTGGATAAACCCTATGCCATGGCCTATGTGAATCAATACACAGGTGAAATCCAACAGATCAATGAAGGCATGACATTTGTCGGTTTCATCAGATCGTTACATGCGTGGTTATTATTTCCTTGGCAAAGTAGTTACAGCTTGGGCTATTACCTCGTTTGTTCGATGGCGCTGTTCATGCTCGCATCTTTGATTACTGGCCTGATTGTTTACAAACGTTTTTGGCGAAGTTTTTTTGCTCCTAAGTTACGTCTCAATCAAGGAAAAAAGACGTTATTAGCAGATTTACATAAATTGTCTGGCGTCTGGTCTATTTGGTTTATCGCCATCATGGCCGTGACGGGGTTATGGTATTTAACCCAAGCCATTTTTTGGCATGCGGATATTGATATAGAACCCCATGCGCCATTGGTCGGCGTAGAACAATTGCCCTACGTCCATGAAAATGAAGGGAAGCTGGCTCCGAGCGTGTCATTTGCACAAGCCTTAACGCTAGCGCAAAGACGTTTTCCCGATTTTCAGCCAAGTTATGTGATGCAACCAGAACACAATCGAGACATGTATCACCTGAGCGGTAGCGGCGATCATATTTTCTACGATCAGTATTCATACAACCTCAGTATTAATCCTTGGACAGGGGAGGTTGCCAGTGCCACATCACCCGAGACGATGACGGGCATGCAAACCCTAATGCATATTGCCGATCCTCTACATTACGGCACCTTAGGCGGTATTTGGACAAAAATCATTTGGTTTATTTTTGGATTAATTCTATCGGGTATGTCGATTACAGGATTTATGATGTGGGGATTGCGCAATCTGCGAGCATTTAAAAATGCAAGCGCTCAAAACACAGCAACTGAAGTCCTAGAGGAGGGATGTTAA
- a CDS encoding DUF3309 family protein, whose amino-acid sequence MTVGTILLVVLILMLIGAVPTWPHSKSWGYGPSGGLGLVVFILVILLLLGKI is encoded by the coding sequence ATGACGGTAGGAACAATATTATTGGTTGTTTTGATTCTGATGCTGATCGGTGCGGTACCGACGTGGCCACACAGTAAAAGCTGGGGGTACGGACCAAGCGGTGGATTAGGTTTGGTGGTATTTATCCTCGTTATACTCCTTCTACTCGGTAAAATTTGA
- a CDS encoding CLCA_X family protein has protein sequence MLINQQYIRHGPDYRFGEQVTFLDVKQTFGFSHVRVGRWVTRDESRLAADLVFDSLADLAFILKLPPLTLGLRETVSLAFGHGGQKGVQAHYAPATRELALAKNAGAGALAHEFWHAFDHYIAAKSFKSSSKRFQCASDLWLSDLPIIEHPLNARLSEIFKVTFLSGNGDEPHNYVRRAIALDKKHGMHYFARPTEMMARAFEACIESYDDISNPYLVSGTRFSAMAKEGAYPDEAHRKVIFKALINYFEPLGMALSKHPLG, from the coding sequence GTGTTAATCAATCAGCAATATATCCGCCATGGACCCGATTACCGATTTGGTGAGCAGGTGACATTTCTTGATGTTAAACAAACCTTTGGTTTTAGTCATGTACGTGTTGGCCGCTGGGTTACGCGGGATGAATCGCGCCTTGCTGCGGATCTGGTGTTTGATTCGCTCGCCGATCTGGCCTTTATCTTAAAGTTGCCACCTTTGACGTTAGGGCTGCGCGAAACCGTGAGTCTGGCTTTTGGTCATGGCGGTCAAAAAGGCGTTCAGGCCCATTATGCGCCCGCGACTCGGGAATTGGCCTTGGCTAAAAATGCCGGCGCTGGCGCTTTGGCCCACGAATTTTGGCACGCGTTTGACCACTATATTGCCGCAAAGTCCTTCAAATCTTCGTCTAAGCGGTTTCAATGCGCGAGCGATCTTTGGTTATCGGATCTGCCCATCATAGAACATCCACTGAATGCACGGTTATCGGAGATCTTCAAGGTGACATTTTTGAGTGGTAATGGCGATGAGCCCCATAATTATGTGCGCCGAGCGATTGCCTTAGATAAAAAACATGGAATGCATTACTTCGCACGGCCAACTGAAATGATGGCGCGGGCATTTGAAGCCTGTATTGAATCCTATGATGATATTTCTAATCCGTATTTAGTGTCAGGGACACGCTTTTCAGCAATGGCAAAGGAGGGTGCTTATCCCGATGAAGCCCACAGAAAAGTGATTTTTAAAGCTTTGATCAATTACTTCGAGCCGTTAGGGATGGCATTAAGTAAACATCCACTTGGCTGA
- a CDS encoding TonB-dependent siderophore receptor has translation MQFNLLPLAAAVALALNPLLVLAEEQSTPDLQDQNIEKITVMGKYTVSKTIDTATGLGLSLMETPQSVSILTAERIQDQALNTVVDVVNNAVGLSSSKTDNVRNGFNARGFSVQNYQIDGVPLSWSLGGDAGETVSDVSLYERVEVVRGATGLLTGAGDPSASINLVRKHADSNDLKGYVDVATGSWDKKQITADVSNGLNDSDSVRGRMVAKYVNSDSYQELYQDRKTILYGVIDTDITDNTMLRVGGSYNNNNPKGAMWGALQAVYSDGTPTDWDVSATTAADWSRWETTNLNYFANLNHYFNNGWQLVANYNRMEYETTTKMIYMSGLLDKETGAGLSGQRYHSHGESNSDNFDLQLKGDYQLFNREHEFVVGALYSKQKSYTDTFEPIRDNMSGYDNKPVDNFYEWQNNAFAEPEWSTDANRQLKMDTEQKGFYAATRFTITEALKIIAGGRISSWNREGVSYGTDTNFGDDGVFVPYVGALYDISEQHRAYASYTEIFNPQNVTNAYGEYLDPLKGKAYEIGLKSAYLDDRLHTTVALFKIDQDNLATPNGIVIIDGKPVTNYKAAQGTESTGFELEVVGEFIDGWNITAGYSQFTAEDVEGNSMATTSPRKQFKLFTTYQFVDYLPELTVGGGINWQSDSYSEGGTVKIDQEAYSLVNLMARYNLADNMDLQLNVENLLDEKYYAYMSASSSMSEAYSVYHYGTPRNVTLSFNYRF, from the coding sequence ATGCAATTTAATTTACTTCCTCTTGCGGCGGCTGTTGCTTTGGCCTTAAACCCTTTACTGGTTTTAGCCGAGGAGCAGTCAACTCCTGATCTCCAAGACCAGAATATTGAAAAAATCACTGTAATGGGTAAATACACTGTCAGCAAAACTATCGATACCGCCACTGGGCTTGGATTGTCGTTGATGGAAACGCCGCAGTCAGTGTCGATTTTAACGGCTGAGCGAATTCAAGATCAGGCGCTTAATACCGTCGTTGATGTCGTTAATAATGCTGTCGGTTTATCGTCATCTAAAACTGACAACGTGCGTAATGGTTTCAATGCTCGCGGATTTTCAGTGCAAAATTACCAGATTGACGGTGTACCTTTATCTTGGAGTTTAGGGGGGGATGCCGGCGAAACCGTTTCTGATGTATCCCTTTATGAACGAGTTGAAGTGGTGCGAGGGGCAACAGGCCTACTCACAGGTGCCGGAGATCCGTCTGCTTCGATTAATTTGGTACGCAAACATGCCGATAGCAACGACCTGAAGGGTTATGTCGATGTAGCAACGGGCAGTTGGGATAAAAAACAGATCACCGCAGATGTCTCCAATGGCCTCAATGACAGTGATAGTGTACGTGGTCGCATGGTCGCTAAATACGTCAATAGCGATTCATACCAAGAGCTTTATCAAGACCGCAAAACCATTCTTTACGGTGTTATCGATACTGATATCACAGATAACACTATGTTGCGCGTGGGGGGTAGTTACAACAACAATAACCCTAAAGGCGCCATGTGGGGAGCATTGCAAGCCGTATACAGCGATGGCACTCCTACCGATTGGGATGTTTCAGCTACAACGGCAGCAGATTGGAGTCGCTGGGAAACCACCAACCTAAACTACTTTGCAAACCTCAATCATTATTTCAACAATGGCTGGCAATTGGTGGCGAACTACAACCGTATGGAGTATGAAACCACCACTAAAATGATCTACATGTCTGGTTTGCTTGATAAAGAAACGGGGGCAGGATTAAGTGGTCAGCGTTATCACAGCCACGGTGAGAGCAACTCTGATAATTTCGATTTGCAGCTGAAAGGGGATTATCAACTGTTTAATCGTGAACATGAGTTTGTCGTCGGTGCCTTATACAGTAAACAAAAATCCTATACGGATACTTTCGAACCCATTCGCGATAACATGAGCGGTTACGATAACAAGCCCGTAGATAACTTTTACGAATGGCAAAACAATGCATTTGCAGAGCCTGAATGGTCAACGGACGCCAATCGTCAGCTTAAAATGGACACTGAGCAGAAAGGTTTTTACGCTGCAACCCGTTTCACCATTACTGAAGCCTTAAAAATCATTGCTGGCGGCCGGATTTCCAGCTGGAATCGTGAAGGAGTGAGCTACGGCACTGATACCAACTTTGGTGATGATGGGGTGTTTGTACCTTATGTCGGTGCCTTATATGACATTAGTGAGCAACATCGTGCCTACGCGAGTTATACCGAAATATTTAATCCGCAAAATGTGACTAATGCTTATGGAGAGTATCTCGACCCATTAAAAGGTAAAGCTTATGAAATTGGTCTGAAGAGTGCTTATCTTGACGATCGTCTGCACACAACTGTCGCGCTATTTAAAATTGATCAAGACAACCTAGCAACGCCAAATGGAATAGTCATAATTGATGGCAAACCCGTTACTAATTACAAAGCTGCTCAAGGTACTGAAAGTACAGGTTTCGAGTTAGAAGTGGTGGGTGAGTTTATTGATGGTTGGAATATCACAGCTGGCTATTCTCAGTTTACCGCAGAAGATGTGGAAGGAAACAGCATGGCAACCACAAGCCCACGTAAACAGTTTAAGCTATTTACCACGTATCAGTTTGTCGATTATCTGCCTGAGTTAACCGTGGGTGGTGGTATTAATTGGCAAAGTGACAGTTACTCTGAAGGCGGCACAGTAAAAATAGATCAGGAGGCTTACTCCCTCGTTAACCTGATGGCCCGTTATAACCTCGCCGATAATATGGATCTGCAACTTAACGTGGAGAATTTATTAGACGAGAAATACTACGCTTATATGTCAGCCTCATCCTCAATGTCCGAAGCTTATAGCGTGTATCACTATGGCACGCCACGTAATGTGACCTTGAGTTTTAATTACCGCTTTTAA
- a CDS encoding sensor domain-containing diguanylate cyclase, giving the protein MDKKPLELVYPFLTEALRLSENGLAVLDKHNYFIFYNNTFAKMFGFVDQDMVGKHFDDMMRFAFTHKQGPKIEHETIEEWLELIHAHQRKSAFRRFEVDLVDGRWLQLSEQVYHNGDMVIVCTDITQLKQVEFALRNAQTELNRLALTDELTGIANRRHFFQQLEHEIKRLSRLQLPLCLVMMDIDNFKLVNDRYGHQVGDKILQHFTQFISSRTRPYDIFGRLGGEEFALLLPETTVDAAQKIVTRMMSCLANEDISAIVADFQYQFSAGVSALTPVIIHHGIDNSADIADVEQVGLPVGTGSQCRSDAEKLVAEADKALYHAKTLGRNRAVIWDEVMLPRHKPS; this is encoded by the coding sequence ATGGATAAGAAACCCCTTGAATTGGTTTACCCATTTTTAACGGAAGCTTTGCGGCTGAGCGAGAATGGTCTAGCGGTGTTAGACAAGCATAATTATTTTATCTTTTATAATAATACCTTTGCGAAAATGTTTGGTTTTGTTGATCAAGACATGGTCGGCAAGCATTTTGACGACATGATGCGCTTTGCCTTTACCCATAAACAGGGACCGAAAATTGAGCATGAAACCATAGAGGAATGGCTCGAGCTTATTCATGCGCATCAACGTAAATCGGCTTTTAGACGTTTTGAAGTGGATCTGGTCGACGGTCGCTGGTTGCAACTCTCGGAGCAGGTTTATCACAATGGCGATATGGTGATTGTTTGCACGGATATCACCCAGTTAAAACAGGTCGAGTTTGCCCTCAGGAATGCGCAAACGGAGTTAAATCGCCTCGCGCTCACCGATGAGTTAACGGGGATAGCCAATCGGCGGCACTTTTTTCAGCAGTTAGAGCACGAAATCAAACGCTTGAGTCGCTTACAGTTGCCATTATGCCTAGTGATGATGGACATCGATAACTTTAAACTCGTCAATGATCGCTATGGCCATCAAGTCGGTGACAAAATCTTGCAGCATTTTACCCAATTTATCAGCAGCCGAACCCGTCCCTACGATATTTTTGGCCGCTTGGGCGGTGAAGAGTTTGCACTGTTACTGCCAGAAACCACAGTTGATGCGGCCCAGAAAATCGTGACGCGGATGATGTCATGCCTTGCCAATGAAGATATTTCTGCAATCGTGGCTGATTTTCAATATCAATTTTCAGCAGGGGTTAGCGCATTAACCCCTGTGATTATTCACCATGGAATCGATAACAGTGCTGATATTGCAGATGTGGAGCAGGTTGGATTGCCCGTGGGAACCGGAAGTCAGTGTCGCTCGGATGCTGAAAAGCTGGTGGCCGAGGCCGATAAAGCACTCTATCACGCTAAAACCCTCGGGCGGAATCGTGCGGTAATATGGGACGAGGTGATGTTACCTCGCCACAAGCCCAGCTAA
- a CDS encoding CsbD family protein, protein MNKDLVEGSIKDAAGKAQQKIGEIVGNPKQQVKGVQKQIKGKTQKTMGNVKEAAKDVDKHS, encoded by the coding sequence ATGAACAAAGACTTGGTAGAAGGTTCAATAAAAGATGCTGCAGGCAAAGCGCAGCAAAAAATAGGTGAGATAGTTGGAAACCCCAAACAACAGGTGAAAGGTGTTCAGAAGCAGATAAAAGGTAAAACTCAAAAAACAATGGGTAATGTAAAAGAAGCGGCTAAGGATGTCGACAAACATAGTTGA
- a CDS encoding TonB-dependent siderophore receptor — protein sequence MHKTLLATLISGLLFASSLYAEETESDANIEVISIKGSRLDKAATATGLPLTLRDTPQSVTIIDQEFIQSFSLNNVADLMFLTPGISAQKIETNRYFFSARGNPITNFQFDGVPVNYSSFFNDASTDTVIFDRVEVVRGATGLLTGAGEPSAAINLIRKRPKSSPGGYLSAKLGSWDSYRVEGDSSVDITDDGDVQARFAAAYEKSDSFTDLAEDENLQIYGVVTARLSDSTLFTLGADYSDRDPKGSTWGALPLFYADGSLANDLPRSTTTAASWSSWKRHGTNVFSTLEHGFDNNWDIKLDIEHREDKMDGHLLFLYGAPDKTTGLGMSASPMIYQSSRKQDAARLFASGPFELFGREHKLTTGLLYSKQDISADSYYTTDTLSVGNFFEWDGSIAEPNYPLTPTTQETEEIQKGAYIATQLSLHDQLTLLLGSRISQYRIDPGYEHNDVITPYAGLVYDITNSVSIYTSYTEIFQPQDAKDANNKRLDPTTGNNIELGSKADFFDERLTASVAVFKVQKENVAERDPNFKDPLPDGSFPMRAVDGTSNRGFEMELTGRPTEDWDLYFSYTYSESEKANGEAFGTHLPKNLVRLSTLYHFNGALEDLTLGGNLSWQSKIYVENAGPNGASSEQDSYFITNLMASYQITDDAIVRLNIRNVFDEKYYSSIDFYDQGFFGEPRNVELSLSYNF from the coding sequence ATGCATAAAACGTTATTAGCTACACTCATTTCAGGCCTGTTATTTGCCTCGAGTTTGTACGCTGAAGAGACAGAATCCGACGCAAATATTGAAGTGATCAGTATTAAAGGAAGTCGTTTAGATAAAGCAGCGACTGCAACGGGATTGCCTTTAACACTGCGAGATACACCCCAGTCGGTTACGATTATAGATCAAGAGTTTATTCAGAGTTTTTCACTTAACAATGTCGCCGACTTAATGTTTTTAACACCGGGTATTTCGGCTCAAAAAATAGAAACTAATCGGTACTTTTTTAGTGCCCGCGGTAATCCTATCACTAACTTTCAATTTGATGGCGTGCCAGTTAACTACTCAAGTTTCTTTAATGATGCTTCGACCGATACCGTTATCTTCGATCGCGTTGAAGTGGTGCGGGGCGCAACGGGATTATTAACCGGAGCAGGTGAACCCTCTGCCGCCATCAACCTCATTCGTAAACGTCCAAAGTCTTCACCTGGTGGTTATCTCAGTGCCAAACTAGGTTCATGGGACAGTTACCGTGTTGAAGGCGACAGTTCAGTCGACATAACAGATGATGGTGACGTTCAAGCGAGATTTGCAGCTGCCTATGAGAAATCTGACAGTTTTACCGATCTTGCTGAGGATGAAAACCTGCAAATATATGGCGTTGTTACTGCACGATTAAGTGACAGTACTTTATTCACTTTAGGAGCGGATTATAGTGACCGCGATCCTAAAGGCTCCACTTGGGGTGCGCTGCCACTCTTTTATGCCGATGGCAGTCTAGCCAATGACTTACCCCGCTCAACGACCACTGCGGCATCTTGGTCCAGTTGGAAGCGTCATGGCACGAACGTTTTCTCTACTTTAGAACACGGCTTCGATAATAATTGGGATATCAAACTCGACATTGAACATCGCGAAGACAAAATGGATGGCCACTTGTTATTTTTGTATGGCGCCCCAGATAAAACCACAGGTTTAGGTATGAGTGCATCGCCCATGATCTACCAGTCAAGCCGTAAGCAGGATGCCGCGCGATTATTTGCTTCAGGTCCATTCGAATTATTTGGTCGAGAACATAAACTGACAACCGGCCTACTCTATTCAAAACAAGATATTAGCGCTGACTCTTATTACACCACAGATACCTTGAGCGTTGGTAACTTCTTCGAGTGGGATGGCTCGATTGCAGAACCAAACTACCCATTAACCCCCACTACTCAAGAGACTGAAGAGATCCAGAAAGGCGCCTATATCGCCACTCAACTCAGTCTGCATGATCAGCTGACTCTATTACTGGGGAGTCGTATTAGCCAATACAGAATCGACCCAGGTTATGAGCACAATGATGTCATCACCCCTTATGCGGGACTCGTGTATGACATCACTAACAGCGTCTCAATCTATACCAGTTACACCGAAATCTTTCAGCCCCAAGACGCAAAAGATGCCAATAATAAACGCCTAGATCCGACAACCGGCAATAATATTGAGCTTGGTAGTAAAGCTGATTTCTTCGACGAAAGACTCACCGCCAGTGTGGCAGTATTTAAAGTTCAAAAAGAAAATGTGGCAGAAAGAGATCCTAATTTTAAAGATCCACTTCCAGATGGCAGCTTTCCAATGCGCGCAGTGGATGGCACCAGCAACCGTGGTTTTGAAATGGAGTTAACCGGAAGGCCGACGGAAGATTGGGATCTGTACTTCAGTTACACCTACAGTGAGTCTGAAAAAGCCAATGGTGAAGCCTTTGGTACGCATTTGCCTAAAAACTTAGTACGATTATCTACGCTTTATCATTTTAATGGTGCTCTCGAAGATCTCACATTGGGTGGTAACTTAAGCTGGCAGAGCAAGATTTATGTAGAAAATGCAGGTCCTAACGGCGCAAGCTCTGAACAAGACAGTTACTTCATTACTAACCTGATGGCGAGTTATCAAATTACTGACGATGCGATTGTCCGCTTGAATATTAGAAACGTGTTTGATGAAAAGTACTACTCCAGTATCGATTTCTACGATCAAGGCTTCTTCGGCGAACCGAGAAATGTCGAACTTAGTCTGAGCTACAATTTCTGA